A genome region from Anaerolineae bacterium includes the following:
- a CDS encoding MoxR family ATPase: MLDVRELGNRAVDNVERVIIGKSTEVRLCVIALLCQGHVLIEDVPGVGKTMLAKALARSIGCTFRRIQFTPDMLPSDITGVSVYNQKTQEFEFRPGPVMTQILLTDEINRATPKTQSALLEAMEERQVTVDGITHAMPEPFLVLATQNPIEYEGTFPLPEAQLDRFLLRIRLGYPAPREEMAILSSQQHQHPIETLERVVELEELQQAQVAIRDVYVDDLVKEYIVSLVNATRTHPDIYLGASPRGSLALHRGGQARAALEGRDYVIPDDVKALARPMLAHRLIISPSARIKNVDATAVIDELLDTVPVPGARLRPARRPA; this comes from the coding sequence ATGCTAGATGTCAGAGAGCTCGGCAACCGCGCTGTCGACAACGTAGAACGAGTCATAATCGGCAAGAGCACCGAGGTTAGGCTTTGCGTCATAGCCCTATTGTGTCAGGGTCATGTTCTCATCGAAGACGTCCCTGGCGTGGGCAAGACCATGCTTGCCAAAGCACTCGCCCGTTCCATCGGGTGCACCTTCCGCCGCATCCAGTTCACGCCCGACATGCTCCCTAGCGACATCACGGGCGTGTCGGTGTACAACCAGAAGACCCAGGAGTTCGAGTTCCGCCCCGGGCCGGTGATGACCCAGATACTGCTCACCGACGAGATCAACCGGGCCACTCCCAAGACGCAGTCCGCCCTTCTGGAAGCGATGGAGGAACGACAGGTCACAGTGGACGGCATCACCCATGCCATGCCTGAGCCGTTTCTCGTGCTCGCCACCCAGAACCCCATCGAGTACGAGGGGACGTTCCCCCTGCCCGAGGCCCAGTTGGACCGTTTCCTGCTGCGCATCCGCCTCGGCTACCCTGCCCCCCGCGAGGAGATGGCCATCCTCAGTTCCCAGCAGCACCAACACCCTATCGAAACTCTGGAGAGGGTGGTGGAGCTCGAGGAGCTCCAGCAAGCCCAGGTCGCCATCCGCGACGTCTACGTGGACGACCTCGTCAAGGAGTACATCGTCTCCCTGGTCAACGCCACCCGCACCCACCCGGACATCTACCTCGGCGCTAGCCCCCGGGGATCACTGGCCCTCCATAGAGGGGGGCAGGCACGAGCCGCGCTCGAGGGCAGAGACTACGTGATACCAGATGACGTGAAGGCATTGGCTCGCCCTATGCTGGCGCATCGGCTCATCATCAGCCCGTCGGCGCGCATCAAGAACGTGGACGCCACCGCCGTCATTGACGAACTGCTGGACACCGTTCCCGTTCCTGGGGCCCGGCTGCGCCCAGCCCGCCGCCCGGCTTGA
- a CDS encoding DUF58 domain-containing protein, which translates to MRSRERLLELRNALPFIIWLASLAVALNSGWVVAYRLLYLFSLLILLGLFWSGGAVWSLSVQREPLSRAVYVGETLIERVWVRNRSHLPQLWVVIEDLSRLPFHRMRQVLSYISPRAEREFLVRTRCVRRGRFQLGPFALTGGDPFGIFRTRRHLATGGSVVVYPRVFALPALDQLTGVLQADGRRSQRSADPTTDVSTIRDYQPGDEFARIHWLSSARQGRLMSKEFEDNPGGDIWVVLDLHQAVQAGALLDVGSDVELDADDWPLLEPATEEYVVSLAASVATHFIRADRAVGLVGHSSGRLLVQPDRGERQLGRILDLLAVVQASGRLPLDRLLEQEAALFRRYDTVIVITPSDRPEWVGAAHALSLRGTRVLALVVDRASFGVAAKADIRGLLAARRIPFCAVENGQRPDEAVCVAATVPVRTTVVVRRP; encoded by the coding sequence GTGCGCTCCCGTGAGCGGCTGCTGGAGCTAAGGAACGCCCTACCCTTCATCATCTGGCTCGCCTCGCTCGCTGTGGCGCTCAACTCCGGATGGGTGGTGGCTTACCGCCTTCTCTACCTCTTTAGCCTGCTTATCCTGCTAGGGCTTTTCTGGAGCGGCGGAGCAGTCTGGTCTCTCAGCGTGCAGCGCGAACCCCTGTCGCGGGCGGTGTACGTAGGTGAGACTTTGATCGAGAGGGTGTGGGTCCGCAATCGCTCTCACCTCCCCCAGCTCTGGGTAGTCATCGAAGACCTGTCCCGTCTGCCCTTCCATCGTATGCGCCAGGTGCTGAGCTACATCTCGCCCCGCGCCGAGCGCGAGTTCCTGGTACGCACTCGCTGTGTCCGTCGCGGCCGGTTTCAGCTAGGCCCCTTCGCCCTCACCGGGGGGGATCCTTTCGGCATCTTCCGCACTCGCCGGCATCTGGCCACAGGCGGCAGCGTGGTCGTCTACCCCCGCGTGTTCGCCCTGCCCGCTCTCGATCAGCTCACCGGCGTACTCCAGGCCGATGGGCGTCGCTCCCAGCGATCGGCCGACCCCACCACCGATGTGTCTACCATCCGCGACTATCAGCCCGGTGATGAGTTCGCCCGCATTCATTGGCTCTCCAGCGCCCGCCAGGGCAGGCTCATGTCTAAGGAGTTCGAGGATAACCCGGGCGGCGACATCTGGGTGGTGCTCGACCTACACCAGGCAGTACAAGCCGGGGCCCTTCTAGATGTGGGCAGCGACGTGGAGCTGGATGCCGATGACTGGCCATTGCTCGAGCCCGCCACAGAAGAGTATGTGGTTAGCCTGGCGGCTTCGGTTGCCACCCACTTCATCCGCGCGGACCGAGCCGTGGGGCTGGTGGGTCATTCCAGCGGTCGCCTCCTGGTGCAGCCGGACCGGGGCGAGCGACAGCTCGGTCGCATTCTGGACCTCTTGGCGGTGGTCCAGGCCAGTGGCCGTCTGCCTTTGGACCGGCTGCTGGAGCAGGAAGCTGCCCTCTTCCGCCGGTACGACACCGTCATCGTGATCACCCCGTCGGACCGCCCGGAATGGGTGGGGGCTGCTCACGCGCTTTCCCTCAGGGGCACTCGGGTGCTGGCCCTCGTGGTAGACCGCGCCAGCTTCGGCGTGGCGGCCAAAGCGGACATTCGTGGCCTCCTGGCGGCAAGACGCATACCCTTCTGCGCGGTCGAGAACGGACAGCGG
- the mutL gene encoding DNA mismatch repair endonuclease MutL, with the protein MPISVLPPEVVEKIAAGEVIERPASVVKELVENSLDSGASRIEVHVADAGLTEITVQDDGCGIPAAEVEVAFRRHATSKLLSLDDLDRLRTLGFRGEALASIAAVSDVTLSTRHRGEPVGSRVRVRFGQKPESQPEAHGRGTMVTVRDLFANVPARRRFLRRPSTETQQVVSLVSRYAVAHPEVSFALTVDGRPVLRTVGGGLLDAIRRVHGPEVGDALIPFDRREEGLRAYGYAGPPHLHRSSSRHMDTFVNGRLVQDRLLTRATMEAYRELLPTRRYPLVILLLECDPAEVDVNVHPAKAEVRFADPDRVFQASYRALREAVADPAIVPSFGFPARDDPDPDSRQALLRLVPAGGRGDEDGWDRQEPGQMPPASLSSLPPLRPVGQVQLTYIVAEGPDGLYLVDQHAAHERVLYEKFMSQRSAGRPESQALISPTTVDLGAERASRLDSVLPRLREMGFDAEAFGPGTVILRSVPAMLAQRGTSVEDALTDVVDSLALGEEERWLEHSLVRLVCHSALRAGEALDYAEMRQLLRDLEATSTPRTCPHGRPTMLYLSAAQVEREFRRH; encoded by the coding sequence ATGCCTATCAGCGTGCTGCCGCCCGAAGTAGTAGAGAAGATCGCCGCCGGTGAGGTGATCGAACGGCCCGCGTCCGTCGTCAAGGAACTGGTGGAGAACTCGCTGGACTCGGGTGCATCGCGGATCGAGGTGCACGTGGCCGATGCGGGCCTGACCGAGATCACGGTGCAGGACGATGGCTGCGGCATTCCCGCCGCCGAGGTCGAAGTGGCCTTCCGCCGCCACGCCACCAGCAAGCTGCTCTCGCTCGACGATCTGGACCGGCTGCGTACCCTGGGATTCCGGGGCGAAGCGCTCGCTAGTATCGCTGCCGTCTCCGACGTGACCCTTTCCACTCGGCACCGCGGTGAGCCGGTGGGATCGCGAGTGCGGGTGCGCTTCGGCCAGAAGCCTGAGAGCCAGCCCGAGGCCCACGGTCGGGGCACCATGGTCACCGTACGCGACCTCTTCGCCAACGTTCCCGCTCGCCGCCGTTTCCTCCGCCGTCCCTCCACCGAGACCCAGCAGGTCGTGTCTCTGGTGTCTCGCTACGCTGTGGCTCACCCAGAGGTATCGTTCGCTCTCACGGTGGACGGGCGCCCAGTCCTCCGCACGGTCGGAGGCGGCCTTCTCGATGCCATCCGACGCGTGCACGGGCCCGAGGTGGGAGATGCACTCATCCCCTTCGATCGAAGGGAGGAGGGCCTCCGGGCTTACGGCTATGCCGGGCCTCCCCACCTTCACCGCTCCTCATCCCGGCACATGGACACGTTTGTCAACGGCCGCCTGGTACAGGACCGGCTCCTGACCCGGGCCACCATGGAAGCTTACCGCGAGCTACTCCCCACCCGCCGCTACCCCTTGGTCATCCTGCTGCTGGAGTGTGACCCCGCTGAGGTGGACGTGAATGTCCACCCCGCCAAGGCCGAGGTACGCTTCGCCGACCCCGACCGCGTCTTCCAGGCGTCCTATCGTGCCCTACGGGAAGCGGTAGCTGATCCTGCCATCGTCCCCTCGTTTGGCTTTCCTGCCCGCGATGACCCCGACCCGGACAGCAGGCAGGCTCTCCTGCGGTTGGTCCCGGCCGGGGGGCGGGGTGATGAGGACGGCTGGGACAGGCAGGAGCCCGGCCAGATGCCGCCGGCTTCGCTTTCGTCTCTCCCCCCATTGCGCCCCGTGGGTCAGGTGCAGCTCACCTACATCGTGGCCGAGGGCCCAGACGGGCTCTACCTCGTGGACCAGCACGCTGCCCACGAGCGTGTCCTGTACGAGAAGTTCATGTCCCAGAGATCGGCCGGCCGCCCTGAGTCGCAGGCGTTGATCTCGCCCACCACGGTGGACCTGGGAGCAGAACGCGCCTCGCGACTTGACTCGGTGCTGCCCCGGCTCAGGGAGATGGGCTTTGACGCCGAGGCCTTCGGCCCCGGCACTGTCATTCTGCGGAGCGTGCCCGCTATGCTCGCCCAGCGCGGCACCTCGGTGGAAGATGCCCTAACGGATGTGGTGGACTCGCTCGCCCTCGGCGAAGAAGAGCGCTGGCTGGAGCACAGTCTAGTGAGGTTGGTGTGTCACTCAGCCCTGCGCGCCGGCGAGGCGCTGGACTATGCCGAGATGCGGCAGTTGTTGCGGGATCTGGAGGCCACCAGCACCCCCCGCACCTGCCCACATGGACGGCCAACCATGCTCTACCTCAGTGCGGCCCAAGTGGAGCGGGAGTTCCGCCGACACTGA
- a CDS encoding TIGR04190 family B12-binding domain/radical SAM domain protein has product MTQADLVLLHAPSVYDFRRQSILYGPISDVVPSMPIFEMYPVGFASMASYLERNGYRVRIMNLAHRMLRSRKFDVEKAIARQRPLAFGVDLHWLPHAQGALAVAQLCKRIHPDIPVIFGGFSATYYHEELAARDEADFVLRGDSTEQPLLQLMNAIRRGLPLHDIPNLTWKDRHGVHANPLSYVPEDLGSFSLDYGYVMYSAVRYLDLEGVIPFLGWLDYPITTALTCKGCSNTCNTCGGSAFTSRRFFGRQRPAYRDPVDLAADVRRISEFSNGPVFILGDLRQTGDEYANAFFDALGRCRSRLMVELFEPAPPSFYQRLSHAAPDFTVEISLESHDDRVRRAFGRAYTTQDAEASIAAALGSGCARFDVFFMIGLPEQTPVSVLDTVDYCEELLERFSAGGRPRVLPFLSPLAPFLDPGSPAFEDPERFGYRLFHRTLEEHRQALLSPSWKYVLNYETRWMTRDEIVDTTYEAGLRLNRIKQRFGLVEDSVADAVEARIHKARRLIRQIDDVMSIGDERRRQRLLTALKPQVDTANVSTVCEKGELNLPMGMLKIRWPGAVRTVLQRMVGEWQRALP; this is encoded by the coding sequence GTGACACAGGCCGACCTGGTTCTACTGCACGCGCCCAGCGTCTATGACTTCCGGCGCCAGTCCATACTCTACGGGCCCATCAGCGACGTCGTGCCTTCCATGCCCATCTTCGAGATGTACCCGGTGGGATTCGCCAGTATGGCCTCCTACTTGGAGCGTAACGGCTACCGGGTTCGCATCATGAACCTGGCTCACCGGATGCTCCGGAGCCGGAAGTTCGATGTCGAGAAGGCCATCGCCCGCCAGAGACCGCTCGCGTTTGGGGTAGACCTGCACTGGCTGCCCCACGCCCAGGGTGCCCTGGCCGTGGCTCAGCTCTGCAAACGGATCCATCCCGACATCCCGGTGATCTTCGGCGGCTTCTCCGCCACCTACTACCACGAAGAACTCGCCGCCCGAGACGAGGCGGACTTCGTGCTCCGGGGCGACTCCACCGAGCAGCCTCTTCTACAGCTGATGAATGCCATCCGCCGCGGCCTGCCGCTGCACGACATACCCAACCTCACGTGGAAGGACCGTCACGGGGTCCATGCTAATCCCCTCTCCTACGTGCCCGAGGACCTGGGATCGTTCTCCCTCGACTACGGCTACGTCATGTACTCGGCGGTGCGGTACCTGGACCTGGAAGGGGTGATCCCGTTCCTGGGCTGGCTGGACTACCCCATCACCACCGCTCTCACGTGCAAGGGTTGCAGCAATACCTGCAACACTTGCGGTGGCTCTGCCTTCACCTCGCGCCGCTTCTTCGGGCGCCAACGGCCCGCTTACCGCGATCCGGTCGACCTGGCGGCGGACGTGCGGCGCATATCCGAGTTCAGCAATGGCCCGGTGTTCATCTTGGGTGACCTGCGGCAGACCGGCGACGAGTACGCCAACGCCTTCTTCGATGCCCTCGGGCGATGCCGTTCACGGCTGATGGTTGAGCTCTTTGAGCCCGCTCCACCATCTTTCTACCAGAGGCTATCCCATGCTGCTCCCGACTTCACTGTAGAGATCTCTCTCGAATCCCACGACGATCGCGTGCGGCGCGCCTTTGGACGCGCGTACACCACCCAGGACGCCGAGGCCAGCATCGCCGCGGCGCTCGGGTCGGGGTGCGCCCGCTTCGACGTGTTCTTCATGATCGGCCTGCCCGAGCAGACGCCCGTTTCCGTTCTGGACACAGTGGATTACTGCGAGGAGCTTCTGGAGCGCTTCTCGGCCGGCGGGCGGCCGCGAGTGCTTCCCTTCTTGTCCCCCCTGGCTCCCTTCCTGGACCCGGGAAGCCCTGCCTTCGAGGATCCCGAGCGCTTTGGCTACCGGCTCTTCCACCGGACCCTGGAGGAGCACCGGCAGGCGCTGCTGAGCCCGTCCTGGAAGTACGTACTCAACTACGAGACTCGCTGGATGACGCGCGATGAGATCGTAGACACCACGTACGAGGCCGGGCTCAGACTGAACCGGATCAAGCAGCGGTTCGGCCTGGTTGAGGACTCCGTCGCGGACGCAGTGGAGGCCCGCATCCACAAAGCCCGCCGACTCATCAGACAGATAGACGACGTCATGTCCATCGGCGACGAGCGGCGTCGGCAGCGCCTGCTGACCGCGCTCAAGCCCCAGGTCGACACAGCCAACGTATCCACCGTGTGCGAGAAAGGCGAGCTCAACCTGCCCATGGGCATGCTCAAGATACGCTGGCCGGGCGCCGTCCGGACGGTGCTGCAGCGCATGGTCGGGGAGTGGCAGCGTGCGCTCCCGTGA